Sequence from the Sardina pilchardus chromosome 15, fSarPil1.1, whole genome shotgun sequence genome:
ataaatgttttccttaaatgctaggggaaggaagtatttgaccccctatgtaaccctatgggaatttaacacatagggttaacataggggcaggcagatttttatttttaaagaccagctatttcatggatctaggatattatgcatcccgataaatttcccttggcctttggaattaaaatagccccacatcatcacatacccttgaccatagctagagattggcatggtgctttttccagtaggcctattagcctgtttgatttgcattgagctcaatgagcatcaaacaggctaataggcctactgcaaaaagcaccatgccaatctctcgctatggtgaaaggtatgtaatgacgtggggctattttaattccaacggccaagggaactttatcaggatgcataataacctgaatccatgaaatagctggccttaaaaaataaaaatctgcctgccccaatgttaaccctatgtgttaaattcccatagggttacattgggggtcaaatacttccttccccctagcatttaggaagaacatttatttatttacgaaacattcttcattcacaaagaaaattggggtagttagcggttttatttttactcaatttttgaattaagacattaagatcaattgtcaaatgatgattttatattcctctttttagtcaactttagcatggtatcaaatacatgttctcctcactgtataggctgtatatatatttgtggAGGATGCATCTGGGAGGTCGCTGCCCCACCTGCCCATATGGACGGCACGCGCCtgaatttatatatatatatatataaggcgCGTGCCGTCCATATGGGCAGGTGGGGCAGCGACCTCCCAAATGCATCCTCCACAAAAACTAGTTCCTCAGTAAATCACTGCTCCAAGTCTATTTTCTAGTAATATTATTGTCACATTAACTATCTCTAGTTTCTATAGGCTTTCCAAATAATCTTGGTCTGTTGACATCAACTTTTGGATAATGGTGGCGATTCTAGTTGAGTTAACGTAGTCATGTATTCTTGGGGCGGGACACCTCGACGACCGCATTCCTCCGTATGTTTATAGCATAACCCTGGCGGCTTCAAAAAGGATTGTAACCCGCGCTAAAAGACGCCTGTATGGGCGTCAAGTAGTCTGCCCTATGGTCATATTCTAGAACGGTGGTCAAATTATTCTGCCAGTACAGGCTATCGTTTCATTTCCAGATGCATGGCCACTGGCCAGTTGCACCTGTGCATAACCGTGTTGAGTTTCTGTTAAAAACTATTTGAGAGGTTTAAATGAGAATATAAGTTAGCTAACCCTGGTGTCTTCCTTGGCTTAGCAGTTAGTGGATTTAGTAACGTTCATGGACAGCGCAAAAAACGAGAAAGCAACGTTCAAAGGTAAGCTAGAGCCACGTCAAAGATTGTTTAGTTGCTTTATGAACCGTCTGGCCACGTACTGCATTCAAACTGAGCTACAGCCTATAGTTCTGCAAAGTCAACGAGTTATCAGAAAATTATTCATGACACCCAACTGTATTGAGTTGCAGTCACAAAAACCAAACTAGGCTACTTAAAAACAATATTACATCAGTTAGCAAATTAAGCTAGTTCTAGACAGAGCACAGAAAACTAgctttgtttacccatagcaacaacgttgctatgctttgctggtttaacgtgatgagaacggtaccgaaagaaatctaatctagaactaatcaactgggctgatctacaaAATATTCCACTTACATTtctggctgtgacatgatttaagcatagaacaagctcctgtgaaatatgacattttttaattttgtttctgccccaccaaaacgtacgGCCACCGCACGCTACtgtataaattgcaagcgtggttgttcttgttctttacgcgtctcagacttccagatgtaaacaaggagcgatcgcctcctggacaaactgtaaggctgcaatagcggataaagacactgggggcgggaggaaatattactgttttcgataaaactggtcagtcaagcaaaacagcgatttctaagcgattttatgactatgaaaaagttgcgtagggtctctttaacgaggagagactttccttatcgttggccagtgtggacgcttttatcattatggttatagttatcgttcttggtgtgaatgctgcttaaCACAGAGACTGGGAGTGAGGGGGCGTGGGCTCCACGGACCTTGAAGACGCTGGGCCGGTGGATGAGCCCCATGAGGGACAGGAAGCCGCCGTAGGACCAGCCGTGGATGGCCACGCGATTCATATCTAGAAACTTATACTTCTCCGACACATACTCCAGGCCCTCCACCTGGTCCTCAATCTCCACTTGACCCTGATgagaaaggaacacacacacacttagtcctTCAAGTAAAATTACAATAAATCTTTTGGCCCATGCATCTTTAAAATCTTGTTTTGTCTGGGCTCAACATAAACTAAGCATTTAACATCTCCTTGTCTGCCCTTATCTTTTGATCAGGGGTCATGTTTCCAGGCCCCATTCCTGACCTGAGCCCCCACTGCCCCAGCAGTGCAACCTGACCCCAGACCAGCACTTCAGGCCAGGAGACATTCCATTCCAAGGGGATTTGGAGTTACCCTATACTGCCCTTTGGTCTGACTCCGAGAAAGGGGAAATTATTTTAGCCCAGTTAAGACATGGACAGCAAATGCACATTATCACTGCCGGTAATCAAGTACAATTTTACCACATACCCCATCAACTTTGCTAAACTTAATACTTAATTTGTCTAGAAATAGTCACAATAGTCCGAGTCATTTCTTAGCGGAGATCTTgacaacgtttcaatgaacgTTCTCTCATACACCGGTCAGCTGTTGGGGTTGGAAATGCTCCCGTGCCACAGACTGAAAAGCAGACCAAGTGCCCTGCCAAGCGTTTTGGCAATGTTCTGGCCACTAGTGCCGATAGGAGTGTCTTGACCACTAGGAAATTCCTCTGAACCCCAGTCTGAATGTCCAGGGGGACATTATGCAAACCAGTAACGCAGAGGCCACTCACCATCTTGTTCTTCAGTGCTCCCTCAAACTTGAGGCCACGCTGACATGACCCCCGGCCGTCTATGACCACCACCGCATAGCCTAGAGATGCCAGGGTGTTGAGACGGAGGTACTTCACACCCTTATACGAGTTATTTACTAACTGCACCTGAAAGTGGAAGTACAgtgtcagcacacacagccattcaTTGTATTTTGATGGATCTGCAAGGCAAAGCCAAACTagaccatgtacagtacagaaaTGAATGTGGTGCAGAAAttaaacacaatacaaacagtGGCAAAACTGCAAAAGCTACAGAGTGAGGTTTAATTGTACAAAGCAGCACCTGCAATATATTTAACACTAAGTGCAGTCTGATATTTGGATGAGCCAcataaaagaaaagaataacACAAAAACCACAAACCTGGGGTCCGCCGTAGACAAACAGAATTGTGGGATGTTTCCGGCCAGGTATCAGATTGTGTGGCTTGTACAACATTCCATAAAGGTCAAACCCTGACTTTGCAGGGAAGTTAAAAATCTCTGGTGCAACGTAATCTGCCGGGCAACCTGAAGGGGTGCAGAAAGGCCTTGTGATTTATGAGGAGAGGACACTTTATCTTTGATCTTCACAAGTATCTAAACAGCAGGCTGTTTCGTCTGAGGAGGGCGGACAGATAAAAGCAACAAACACTTGTATTTACAAAACTTAAGTCAACAATGCTTTTCACCCggggccaaaacatgacaagGCATAAAATAGCCCTTTGTCTGATCACAGATGTCCTTGTAAATTCATGAGAGAAAAGGCAAGCTAGGGCAGAGACCCAGATGCTGGGCAGCTTGTGAGCGAGTGCTCGGCTAACTCACTGGAGGCCTCCATCATACTGGCCCAGAACTCCGGCTCCTTGTGTATGGGGTCACTCTCGGAGCCCATCAGCttatagacatgcacacagggaGGGGTGCTCACGTTACTGTAATGGCTGACAAACATGTCAAacgtctgcagagagagagagagagagagagagagagagagagagagagagagagagagaaagaaagagaaagcaagaaatCCACCAGTGATTATTTTAATCTCTAAAAGGAACAGTACTGTTTGAATGGCGTCAATGTTCCTTGATTGCCTAAAGTGTAAATACGAGTGTAAATGGTGTCCCAAAaacatggatgtgtgtatgtttgggtgAGGCACGTGTTTGTGGTGACAGGAAGCATGAATATGCTGATGGGTGTGTTTGAAACATGAGTGTTCtttgcgtgtctgcgtgtgtgtgtgtgtgtgtgtgtgtgtgtgtgtgtgtgtgtgtgtcccttggaCGCACGTGTGCTCGTCCAGCACGTCCAGCACACTGACCTGACTGACGGAACAGCTGTGGGAGAAGCCGGGCTTGGTGATTCGGAAGATCTCCCCCGGTAAGTCATAGCTCACCACATAGAGGTGGTGCTCCAGGGGAGTGTCCTTGGTGCCCTGGAAGTACACCAACTTGGTTGCCTCATTCACCcagatctagagagagagagagaggggtggggggggggggggggagatagagagagagagagagagagaggtgggggagggagagagggagagtgagagagggagagagagagagagagaaaagaaagaggaaaaattgGTAAAATGTGTAACTGCACCATTCCCAACATAGTCATTTCTTTACAATGGTATGCGTCATTATCCTCCAACCATTACGCTGTTAAATTACCTTGGAGCCGTGCCTAGCTAAAACCTCCCACTCCCCACTGGTTAGTGTCACTTCTTCCTTGACGGAGCACTTGAAGTCAtctacaaaaacacaaagacagaaacCTTACAGCAAGCAGCTACAACTCTATAAGCAAACTAtatgacattacatttggctgatgctttttagccaaagcgactcaGAACATGGTAAACACTTTAAGTTGTTTTTAAagcaatttttttaaaaagttagaGTGCAAtaagaataagtgcatcagtgagtggGAACACCCAAAACTTCACAATTGTATAATtgggagtgggtctggaaaacATTAAACTTTCACCAAGTGTAGTCATCTCGTAAActaaggttttaaatgcagttgtttaatTTCCAAAGACATACACGTCAATGCCAGATTAGCGACTGCATTTGCGTGCCCCTGTTTTAGGcttcaatggcctcttggccagGCGCTTTCCGCATGGCATGCTTGGCGGCCTCACCGTCAGAGTGGGCATAGTCCCGTGCCCACTGGTAGCTGCCCTGCTGCAGCTGGGTGGTGATCTTGTACAGATGACAAAAACCGGTCTTGGACTCGTTGACCCAGAGGAAGGTGAACTCGTCATCACTCGTTTGGATGAAGGGGTAAAAGATATCATGGACCTGTCAGGAGAGCAGAGGAcgaaggagggggagaaagtaGGTTAACAAGGGTTGTGACCTTGAAGTCCTACGGAGCGAGTCAATAACCTCAATGTCAAGGCTGTGAGGTCAACCCGTTGATGACATGAGGTGTAAGCAGTAAAGCACACCACCAGATCACCTAGGCTTTTAAAGACAGCACAATCTGTAGGGTAAATTATACTGAGCAGTCAAGAACCCACCCACTCACAATCCAGTAACCACACAAGACTCCATAGTGTTCCAGTACATCATGTCCAATATATTGGACATGTGCTTTACAACTCTGTCAACTCTTCTACTTTCTACTCTTCTACTAGGAACTTTTCTAGCCTCAATGTATTTTCAACCATCATAACCTTATGATTTTAATGTCTTAGACTAGCTCCTGAACCTTCCCCATCTTCAGCAACCTTATAAGGGAGCTAGCAGGAGAAAAACAGCAGGCTGCTTCATGCCAAGTCTCCCTCTCCCATCACAGGCTTTTCCCCATCTCTTCCTGTTCAGCTTTGAAGTCCACTGCGGTTTGTTTGCTTCAGATCTCACGCAAAGTTACATAAATTCCCTCTAATACTACTGTGACCTTAATCATTGCCACACACTCTGTGTTCTACTCTGCTTCTAGCTTCTGTTGTCATGGTTACTCTGACAGCACAACATGGTTTTTTAACTCCTGTGTCAGTAGACTGAAAGCCCTGCAGGTGATCTACTACAACACTGCTTTAAATTGGTGGGCTTGTGGCTTGACCTGACCCAACGCCATAAAGTGTGCTCTCCTAAAGGGAGGATGGAGATATCCTGCAACAGAGCCATTCATATCCCCCAACAGGAGGGAAGAGTAGGGTCCAGATAAGGAGCCGCCGTGCTCACATTGATCCAGATGTCCGTGGTCTCCTCGTAGACGATGTAGGGGTGGACGCCCTCGGGCACGGCCTCGGCACGCTCCTTCCACTGAGACGGGTCGTCGCTGACGGGGATGAAGAGGGCCGGCGGCAGCAGCACCATCTGCAGGTGCTGCTGACTGCGGTCCAGGAACACTGCCCACGCACTGGAAAGAGGGGGTGGTGGTCAGACAAAGGCAACAGAGAACGGCTTTCACACCAAAATGACTCGACCAGCTAATCAGTCTAGGCAAACACATCTCTAAGAGAAAACAATCTATCAGCTTTCAACTACAAAGTGCACAAACAAGGAATGAATGTACTTAACAGTGCCACACACTAAGCTTAATGAGATCTTACTATTTGCCGTCTTTGGTCCAGCCGGCTCGAGCGATGTATTCCACTTTGGGGAAAAGTGTTGAGAAGGGTAGAACTAGCTCTTTCTCCTGAGTGCTAATGATCTGTGGGAAACAGGCAAATAAGCTCAGTAAGATGGAGTTCACATCCAGTCTTTTGAGAGAAGATATGTGGACCTGTGTTCACACAGTGCCGTGCAGCAGAGAACTAGGCTTCTTCTCTGCtcatcattttttatttatttgtttgcttgtttatttaaaagggacaatgcacatcaattGACATTCCTtgtttacactcaaaatgtaaatgtgcaaGAGTTAGCAAAAGAGCTCATTTTCATCTGTAGTCCTTTGGCAGGTCAACACATCATTAATACATTAATAAAAAGAATAcaggaaagatagagagcaaattaggagagaaaacagaaagatagaatagatagatagatcataTCCAGACAAAGATGCAGGCAAAATAGGTACAGGCATGAACACAGGATAAACCCTTAGAGTCAGTTACCTATGCATAGACTAAGCCTTGTCCTAGACTAAAGATAAAACCTCAATGAAAATCTCCACTGCAAAAAAGACTGTAGTCTAAGACTAGGCCTAATGCTTGTAGAGGAAAACACCACTAGAGTTGGGAGAGGATGGAAAGAACCACTCACTCGGCCCAGGTGGTCAGTCCTGATCTCGGCCAGCTTGAGGGTGATCTGGGGGTTTTTACTACCTGAGGGAGCGGGAACAGACATACAATTATTAAGATATTGAATGGAGCACCGCACCGGTAACTGTGGCCATAAACAAATGCGGAGTCAGAGTGTGGTTGGACGGGCCGGCGGCGGACCTGTGCGCGGGTATCTGTAGACGTCAGCCTTGCGCTCCTCCAGGGCCGGGGACGGCACGTGGATGATCTCCACGTCGGACTCGTCCACCTCTTCATACAGCAGCTGCAGGATCTTGCCTCCATCGGCATCTAGAAGACCgagagggaagtagagagtgagagatagcgCACCAgacggggagggagagagtggacacATTCTTCCCCTGCTAGATCATTTAGGAAAACATTGAGCTCCACCTGCTGGTAGACCAACAAGCAACACCACTTGCTGTGTCATGACGAAACGGTCACTTTTTCTTACACTCTCCAA
This genomic interval carries:
- the dpp9 gene encoding dipeptidyl peptidase 9, with product MHRVKRVKLEEEEETEGRWKSIAAVRMSGADELSDSTEVVEMEDVPSQFFVEKHSWDGLREIIHNSRKYSGVIINKAPHDFQFVLRHDESGPHSHRLYYLGMPYGSRENSLLYSEIPKKIRKEALLVLSWKQMLDHFQATPHQGVYSREEELLRERKRLGVFGITSYDYHAQSGLFLFQANNSLFYCRDGGHNGFIGSPMKPVEIKTQCSGTRMDPKICPGDPTFMAFINNSDLWVGSIETSEERRLTFCHKGLNNVKEDPKSAGVATFVIQEEFDRFTGYWWSPVATEDADGGKILQLLYEEVDESDVEIIHVPSPALEERKADVYRYPRTGSKNPQITLKLAEIRTDHLGRIISTQEKELVLPFSTLFPKVEYIARAGWTKDGKYAWAVFLDRSQQHLQMVLLPPALFIPVSDDPSQWKERAEAVPEGVHPYIVYEETTDIWINVHDIFYPFIQTSDDEFTFLWVNESKTGFCHLYKITTQLQQGSYQWARDYAHSDDDFKCSVKEEVTLTSGEWEVLARHGSKIWVNEATKLVYFQGTKDTPLEHHLYVVSYDLPGEIFRITKPGFSHSCSVSQTFDMFVSHYSNVSTPPCVHVYKLMGSESDPIHKEPEFWASMMEASSCPADYVAPEIFNFPAKSGFDLYGMLYKPHNLIPGRKHPTILFVYGGPQVQLVNNSYKGVKYLRLNTLASLGYAVVVIDGRGSCQRGLKFEGALKNKMGQVEIEDQVEGLEYVSEKYKFLDMNRVAIHGWSYGGFLSLMGLIHRPSVFKVAIAGAPVTVWMAYDTGYTERYMDVPENNQQGYEAGSVALHVDKLPNEPNRLLILHGFLDENVHFFHTNFLVSQLIRAGKPYQLQIYPNERHSIRCPESGEHYEIMLLHFLQQHL